One region of Neorhodopirellula lusitana genomic DNA includes:
- a CDS encoding HU family DNA-binding protein: MTKKEIVRVISEELGLTQQQTKEVVQRTLDSIVESLVREGRIELRNFGVFEVKPRAARTARNPKTGQQVHVPEKFVVSFKPGKVMEQRVQDLSEQPSRPAWLDAELTDLNATDHSTPEETSSSNNQDAPIRPTGNWG, encoded by the coding sequence ATGACAAAGAAAGAGATCGTGCGAGTCATCTCCGAAGAACTCGGATTGACTCAACAACAAACCAAAGAGGTGGTGCAAAGAACGCTTGATTCGATTGTCGAATCGTTAGTGCGAGAGGGTAGGATTGAATTGCGTAACTTTGGTGTTTTCGAAGTGAAACCCCGAGCCGCTCGAACGGCTCGGAACCCAAAGACCGGCCAACAAGTTCACGTCCCTGAGAAATTTGTCGTCAGTTTCAAGCCTGGAAAGGTGATGGAACAGCGAGTCCAAGATCTCAGCGAACAACCTTCCCGTCCCGCATGGCTCGACGCCGAATTAACTGATCTGAACGCCACCGATCATTCCACACCGGAAGAGACAAGTTCTTCCAACAATCAGGATGCTCCCATTCGGCCAACCGGCAACTGGGGGTAA
- a CDS encoding sensor histidine kinase encodes MPSSSDKPIPDVGSPPAEPIRGAALPVGDSGMVGYFKFVVLACFLVLPWVGVPGWLVAILAAATLYVVFRVNDYRHEKLHDYFRQQQSNTTDLINQCRADLDEVRAQSRLGDSALLQLIDGVIVLSTDLSILLINPSAVQLLGLTPREKLQGRAFDELVRDPKMVKSIRAAIDERLPQDSIVELHHSDGVRPIRVRVDVIGEEDSLRVQLSLRDETESRQIEGMRREFVANVSHELKTPLAAIKGYAETVELAATDDPEAAIHFMHQIISQCHRLERLISDMMQLARAQSGRSLMKISSIRLREIVTESVRTYEPVAAASGLTLTLHDGGEGSKVMADSEATLTICNNLIGNAIRYTPRGGQIDVSLDWHAGRWAVIVEDTGVGIPESDQSKIFERFYRGSRNTELSTSSTGLGLAIVKNLTLALSGVVSVQSKPGKGSTFRVELPAVGNKRGTVAAVNLADVPSDATV; translated from the coding sequence ATGCCTTCTTCTTCAGACAAGCCGATTCCCGATGTGGGAAGCCCTCCAGCCGAACCAATACGGGGTGCTGCACTGCCGGTGGGCGATTCCGGGATGGTCGGGTACTTCAAGTTTGTCGTGCTGGCATGCTTCCTGGTTTTGCCATGGGTGGGCGTGCCGGGTTGGTTGGTTGCGATTTTGGCGGCGGCGACTCTTTACGTGGTTTTCCGCGTCAATGACTATCGGCATGAAAAGCTACACGACTACTTTCGCCAGCAACAATCCAACACGACCGACCTCATCAATCAGTGTCGGGCGGATTTGGATGAGGTCCGGGCACAGTCAAGGTTAGGTGATTCAGCGCTGTTGCAACTGATTGACGGCGTGATCGTGCTTTCCACCGATCTGTCCATTTTGCTGATCAATCCTTCGGCGGTTCAGTTGTTGGGACTGACGCCACGTGAAAAACTGCAGGGGCGTGCGTTCGATGAACTAGTTCGAGATCCCAAAATGGTCAAATCGATTCGTGCCGCGATCGATGAACGTTTACCACAGGATTCGATCGTCGAGTTGCATCACAGTGATGGCGTGCGACCGATCCGTGTGCGAGTGGACGTGATCGGTGAAGAAGACTCGTTGCGAGTGCAGTTGTCATTGCGAGATGAAACGGAGTCGCGTCAGATTGAAGGGATGCGTCGCGAGTTTGTGGCCAACGTTTCCCACGAACTGAAAACTCCGCTGGCTGCAATTAAGGGGTATGCCGAGACGGTGGAACTGGCGGCGACGGATGACCCGGAAGCAGCAATCCATTTCATGCATCAAATCATCTCGCAATGTCACCGACTGGAGCGATTGATTAGCGACATGATGCAGCTCGCCCGGGCTCAGTCGGGACGATCGCTGATGAAAATATCGAGCATTCGGCTCCGCGAAATCGTGACCGAGTCTGTTCGCACTTACGAACCGGTGGCGGCGGCGAGTGGATTGACTTTGACGCTGCACGACGGCGGTGAGGGATCCAAAGTCATGGCGGACTCGGAAGCAACACTAACGATCTGCAATAACCTGATTGGCAATGCGATCCGCTACACCCCTCGGGGCGGTCAAATTGACGTTTCCCTTGATTGGCACGCTGGACGCTGGGCGGTGATCGTCGAGGACACGGGCGTGGGGATCCCGGAGAGCGATCAGTCTAAGATTTTCGAGCGGTTTTACCGTGGATCGCGCAACACGGAATTGTCCACATCCAGTACAGGATTGGGACTTGCGATTGTCAAAAACTTGACCTTGGCGCTCAGTGGAGTGGTGAGCGTGCAGAGCAAGCCGGGCAAGGGATCGACCTTTCGGGTCGAGTTGCCGGCCGTGGGAAACAAACGCGGAACGGTGGCGGCAGTCAATCTTGCTGACGTGCCATCCGACGCGACGGTGTGA
- a CDS encoding PVC-type heme-binding CxxCH protein, with protein sequence MVAALSVWVAVVMGAQISVWGGEVVESGVASSEFPTPTDNEPLAATNPLPGPEDSARAIELPAGFTATVFASEPDVRNPIDMAWDHLGRMWVAENYTYADRTQKFDEGLRDRVVVFQDADQDGTPERRSVFLDSVSKLTSVEVGRGGVWLMCPPRLLFVPDADHDAVPDGPPETVLDGFTVANQNYHNFANGLRFGPDGWLYGRCGGSCPGTVGSPGTPDEDRIALEGGVWRYNVDEKRFEVICHGTTNPWGHDFNEIGELFFINTVNGHLWHGIHGAHFKRPFTLDPNLDAYELIDQHADHFHFDTTGNWTASRDGAANDFGGGHAHSGMMIYQETLWPAKLRGALMTLNFHGRRANVEHLHREGTGYVGKHGVDFFVSGDEWFRGMEISAGPDGNCYVLDWSDLGECHEHTGVHRNSGRIFKIQANSTGEQAGSTNVSLSEETRSTVAKRLSVLAGDDAVALARFQLGNERWFSHQSRMRLVELNRLGKLSDSDRQAVLDLLKEAIQSERSAAELARCFWTLADLDPQFDGRQWLFHSSPVLRGITLRYLTQDWPIDDCYGPTADSRLAWSRIRPAAIQLIADMDKLGLPDAPALRLIVASTLQRLPSDLRAGAAARLLAITGDADANDHNQAKLIWYGIMGRIAQHPAESLSVLKACQLPELTGLVARSLGEQFGEVPDVIVQALAISGDGPWCGALLEGLLKGSVGLRATEEPQSWAVFRSRTVRFDPGREALCKQLEVKFGDGIPASELADMVGDRKRDIQDRLTALVGWVRSWQDQVAGGQAADGGRAGEAGEIIKAAEPLIGDARVNLAAARAITLIPDSRVATQLIRQYRRFRAPVRPQVISMLCVRVEYANELMNAIEGGKLPVKVLSAANVRDLLALGDSELAERVEAKWGRLTSTPQDRLDEIERLRGVLSPSVLAKANASIGRDLFDRNCSTCHRMFGTGENVGPDLTGAQRTSLDYWLHHVVDPDAVVGADYRARKILTLDGRLLVGLVTQRTRSTLTLASANRTQTIPLDEIEAEFETDQSPMPSGLLKPLDDQGVANLIAYLMSPVQVQRNSQ encoded by the coding sequence ATGGTAGCCGCACTTTCGGTTTGGGTCGCCGTCGTGATGGGGGCTCAAATCTCGGTTTGGGGTGGCGAAGTGGTGGAATCTGGTGTGGCGAGCAGTGAGTTTCCAACGCCGACGGACAATGAACCCTTAGCCGCAACGAATCCGTTACCTGGACCGGAAGACTCAGCCAGGGCGATTGAATTGCCTGCGGGATTCACGGCCACCGTGTTCGCGTCCGAACCGGATGTCCGCAATCCGATCGATATGGCCTGGGACCATTTAGGACGGATGTGGGTTGCTGAAAACTACACGTACGCAGACCGGACGCAGAAGTTCGATGAAGGGCTGCGGGATCGTGTGGTCGTTTTTCAGGATGCCGACCAAGACGGGACGCCTGAACGCCGAAGCGTCTTCCTGGACTCCGTTTCCAAATTGACCTCGGTCGAAGTGGGCCGAGGCGGTGTGTGGCTGATGTGCCCGCCGCGATTGCTGTTCGTGCCGGATGCGGATCACGATGCCGTTCCGGACGGTCCGCCGGAAACCGTGCTTGATGGCTTCACCGTTGCGAACCAGAACTATCACAACTTTGCTAATGGTTTGCGGTTTGGCCCCGACGGTTGGTTGTACGGTCGATGTGGCGGGTCGTGCCCCGGTACCGTTGGAAGTCCGGGAACGCCTGATGAAGACCGGATCGCGTTGGAAGGCGGAGTTTGGAGATACAACGTTGACGAGAAACGATTTGAGGTTATTTGTCACGGAACGACCAACCCGTGGGGGCATGACTTCAATGAAATTGGCGAGCTGTTCTTCATCAATACCGTGAACGGGCATTTGTGGCATGGCATCCATGGGGCTCACTTCAAGCGACCGTTCACACTGGATCCGAATTTGGATGCGTATGAACTTATTGACCAGCATGCTGATCACTTCCACTTTGACACAACCGGCAATTGGACGGCTTCGCGTGACGGAGCGGCAAACGACTTCGGGGGCGGTCATGCTCACAGCGGGATGATGATCTACCAAGAGACTCTCTGGCCAGCGAAGTTGCGTGGCGCGCTGATGACGCTCAACTTCCATGGTCGCCGTGCTAACGTCGAGCACCTGCATCGCGAGGGAACTGGCTATGTCGGAAAGCATGGTGTGGATTTCTTTGTCTCTGGTGATGAATGGTTCCGCGGGATGGAGATTTCTGCTGGGCCCGACGGCAATTGCTATGTGCTGGATTGGAGCGATTTGGGCGAGTGTCATGAACACACGGGAGTCCACCGCAACAGCGGACGGATTTTCAAGATTCAAGCGAATTCGACCGGCGAACAAGCAGGCTCAACGAATGTATCTTTGTCGGAAGAAACACGATCGACTGTGGCAAAACGCTTGAGTGTTTTGGCGGGAGATGATGCGGTGGCGTTGGCACGTTTTCAGCTGGGCAATGAGCGTTGGTTTTCACACCAAAGTCGGATGCGATTGGTCGAGCTGAATCGACTTGGCAAGCTGTCGGACAGTGATCGGCAAGCGGTTTTGGATCTTCTGAAAGAAGCGATTCAATCGGAGCGTTCGGCTGCCGAGCTTGCTCGATGTTTCTGGACGCTGGCTGACTTGGATCCGCAATTTGATGGGCGGCAGTGGCTTTTCCATTCGTCGCCAGTGCTACGTGGGATCACGTTGCGGTACCTGACCCAGGACTGGCCGATTGATGATTGTTACGGGCCGACGGCGGATAGTCGCCTGGCGTGGTCGCGAATTCGGCCAGCAGCCATTCAGCTGATTGCGGATATGGACAAGCTGGGATTGCCGGATGCTCCGGCATTGCGGCTGATCGTGGCTTCGACGCTTCAGCGATTGCCTAGTGATTTGCGTGCTGGGGCTGCCGCCCGGTTGCTCGCGATTACTGGCGATGCAGACGCGAACGATCACAACCAAGCGAAGTTGATTTGGTACGGGATCATGGGAAGGATCGCACAGCATCCCGCTGAATCACTCAGTGTATTGAAGGCGTGTCAGCTTCCGGAATTGACTGGCTTGGTTGCGCGCAGTTTGGGGGAACAGTTTGGCGAGGTACCAGACGTGATTGTGCAAGCGTTGGCGATCTCTGGCGATGGCCCGTGGTGTGGTGCTTTGCTGGAAGGGTTGTTGAAGGGAAGCGTAGGCCTGCGGGCGACTGAAGAACCGCAGTCTTGGGCTGTTTTTAGGAGCCGCACCGTAAGGTTTGATCCAGGCCGGGAAGCGTTGTGCAAGCAGTTGGAAGTTAAGTTTGGTGATGGAATACCGGCCAGTGAATTGGCTGACATGGTGGGGGATCGCAAGCGTGACATTCAGGATCGACTGACGGCGCTAGTGGGTTGGGTGCGTTCGTGGCAGGATCAAGTTGCTGGAGGTCAAGCGGCGGATGGTGGTCGTGCCGGCGAGGCTGGCGAGATTATTAAGGCAGCCGAACCTCTGATCGGTGACGCTCGCGTGAACCTGGCAGCGGCCCGGGCGATCACCTTGATTCCTGACTCGCGAGTGGCCACGCAACTGATTCGTCAATACCGACGGTTTCGGGCTCCGGTGCGTCCTCAGGTAATCTCGATGTTGTGTGTGCGAGTGGAATACGCGAACGAATTAATGAATGCGATCGAAGGAGGGAAATTGCCGGTGAAAGTTTTGTCAGCGGCAAACGTGCGGGACCTGCTGGCGTTGGGCGATTCGGAGTTGGCGGAACGCGTGGAAGCGAAATGGGGGCGATTGACCAGCACGCCGCAAGATCGGCTTGATGAAATTGAGCGTCTGCGAGGTGTTCTGTCACCGAGCGTGCTTGCGAAAGCAAACGCGTCGATAGGTCGGGATCTGTTTGACCGAAACTGCTCGACGTGCCATCGAATGTTTGGGACTGGCGAGAACGTCGGCCCTGATTTAACAGGCGCCCAACGCACCAGTCTTGATTATTGGCTGCACCATGTCGTCGATCCTGACGCGGTGGTCGGTGCGGACTACCGAGCTAGGAAGATCCTGACATTGGATGGTCGTTTGCTTGTCGGCTTGGTGACCCAGCGAACCCGCAGCACGTTAACGCTGGCGTCCGCCAACCGCACTCAAACCATTCCGTTGGATGAAATCGAAGCGGAATTCGAAACTGATCAATCACCGATGCCAAGTGGTCTGTTGAAACCACTTGACGATCAGGGGGTCGCGAACCTGATCGCCTATCTGATGTCGCCGGTCCAGGTGCAGCGGAATTCCCAATAG
- a CDS encoding rhomboid family intramembrane serine protease produces the protein MRRIGTLADEATSNRFCDYLQTQSIDAKAEPSHDSDSSGGASATPHDIWIRAEQDVPQAREFLAAFQADPQAKQYDVSAEAERLRKAKANENAKKLKLQKKVKMRGGSALGGPGNSGAPIPVTITVIVIASLVGFFTQFRDWTPPQSKENLTVEMQVFYGLAVVDDYTYVETRDPFYLMKQGQIWRLVTPMFLHGSTWHLAFNMINLFVLGSVVERIHGSVFFAILLLLCQAAATLTQILMPDWLEPPLAIGASGAVFGVFGFLWIRPKLDPNYPVEIPPINVMFMLIFLFICMTPIIDGIANGAHVGGLLAGMVITVVTPKL, from the coding sequence ATGCGGCGAATCGGCACCTTGGCGGACGAGGCGACATCGAATCGTTTTTGCGATTACTTGCAAACGCAGTCGATCGACGCAAAAGCCGAACCAAGCCACGATTCCGACTCATCCGGCGGTGCATCAGCGACACCCCATGATATCTGGATTCGAGCGGAACAGGACGTGCCACAAGCTCGAGAGTTTTTGGCCGCCTTCCAAGCCGACCCGCAAGCGAAACAGTATGACGTTTCAGCGGAGGCGGAGCGTCTTCGGAAAGCGAAAGCCAACGAGAATGCGAAAAAACTGAAGCTGCAAAAGAAAGTGAAGATGCGAGGCGGATCCGCGTTGGGCGGCCCAGGCAACAGCGGAGCTCCGATTCCGGTCACCATTACCGTCATCGTGATCGCAAGCCTGGTTGGATTTTTCACTCAGTTCCGGGATTGGACGCCGCCGCAGTCCAAGGAAAACTTGACTGTGGAAATGCAAGTTTTCTATGGACTGGCTGTAGTCGATGACTACACCTATGTCGAGACGCGAGATCCTTTCTACTTGATGAAACAGGGCCAGATCTGGCGTCTGGTCACCCCCATGTTCCTGCACGGCAGCACCTGGCACCTCGCCTTTAACATGATCAATCTGTTTGTGCTGGGAAGCGTCGTGGAACGAATTCACGGCAGTGTTTTCTTTGCGATCCTGTTGCTGTTATGCCAGGCCGCCGCGACTCTCACCCAGATTCTGATGCCGGATTGGCTTGAACCCCCGCTGGCCATCGGAGCCTCCGGCGCTGTCTTTGGCGTTTTCGGATTCCTGTGGATTCGGCCCAAACTCGATCCCAACTATCCCGTCGAAATCCCGCCCATCAATGTGATGTTCATGTTGATTTTCTTATTCATCTGCATGACACCGATCATCGATGGTATCGCCAATGGCGCCCACGTGGGTGGACTCCTGGCCGGCATGGTGATCACCGTCGTCACGCCAAAGTTGTAG